A window of the Gordonia humi genome harbors these coding sequences:
- the trxB gene encoding thioredoxin-disulfide reductase, which translates to MSDTENQIHDLIIVGSGPAGYTAAIYAARAELSPVVFEGVSFGGALMTTTEVENFPGFREGIQGPALMDEMREQAIRFGADLRIEEVDAMRLDGDIKEVEVGGEVHRARAVILAMGAAARYLGVPGEQELLGRGVSSCATCDGFFFKEQDIVVIGGGDSAMEEATFLTKFARRVTLLHRRDEFRASKIMLERARANDKIDFVTNTTVSAVKGDASVTELELTDTVTGETRTMEATGMFVAIGHDPRSGLVKGQVDLDEDGYVKVDGRSTYTNVPGVFACGDLVDHTYRQAITAAGSGCSAAIDAERWLAEHAG; encoded by the coding sequence ATGAGCGACACCGAGAACCAGATCCACGACCTGATCATCGTCGGATCCGGACCCGCCGGCTACACGGCCGCGATCTATGCGGCACGAGCCGAACTGTCGCCCGTCGTCTTCGAGGGCGTCTCCTTCGGTGGCGCGCTGATGACCACGACCGAGGTCGAGAACTTCCCGGGCTTCCGCGAGGGCATCCAGGGACCGGCGCTCATGGACGAGATGCGCGAGCAGGCGATCCGCTTCGGCGCCGACCTCCGTATCGAAGAAGTCGACGCGATGCGCCTGGACGGCGACATCAAGGAGGTCGAGGTCGGCGGGGAGGTGCACCGCGCGCGCGCCGTCATCCTCGCCATGGGCGCCGCAGCCCGCTACCTCGGGGTGCCGGGGGAGCAGGAGCTGCTCGGCCGCGGCGTCTCCTCCTGTGCCACATGCGACGGCTTCTTCTTCAAGGAGCAGGACATCGTCGTGATCGGCGGCGGCGACTCCGCGATGGAGGAGGCCACCTTCCTCACCAAGTTCGCCCGCCGGGTGACCCTGCTGCACCGTCGCGACGAGTTCCGTGCATCGAAGATCATGCTGGAGCGCGCTCGTGCGAACGACAAGATCGACTTCGTCACCAACACCACCGTCTCCGCGGTGAAGGGCGACGCCTCCGTGACCGAACTCGAGCTGACGGACACCGTGACCGGCGAGACCCGAACGATGGAGGCGACAGGGATGTTCGTCGCCATCGGCCACGACCCGCGCAGCGGTCTCGTCAAGGGACAGGTCGACCTGGACGAGGACGGTTACGTGAAGGTCGACGGCCGTTCCACGTACACCAATGTTCCCGGTGTGTTCGCCTGCGGCGATCTCGTCGACCACACCTACCGCCAAGCCATCACCGCGGCCGGCAGCGGCTGTTCCGCGGCCATCGACGCCGAGCGCTGGCTCGCCGAGCACGCCGGCTGA
- the sigM gene encoding RNA polymerase sigma factor SigM, producing MQRGRPDSRSDDELLRDYADGDLPAFEVLFRRHENKLWAVALRTTGNKDDAADALQDAMESIHRTAGRFRFDATVSSWLHRIVLNASLDRLRRNKYHLTTPLMDEDDSLIDPSDHTGDVDLSLSIGRALDVLPPDQRAVIVLMHIFDFGIAETAAALDIPEGTVKSRSNRARHKLALVLGHLQSGG from the coding sequence ATGCAACGGGGGAGACCAGATTCCCGCAGCGACGACGAGCTGCTCCGGGACTACGCTGACGGGGACCTGCCGGCCTTTGAAGTTCTCTTTCGAAGGCACGAGAACAAGCTCTGGGCCGTAGCGCTCCGGACCACCGGCAACAAGGACGACGCCGCCGATGCCCTCCAGGACGCGATGGAGTCCATTCATCGCACAGCGGGTCGTTTCCGATTCGACGCGACCGTGTCGAGTTGGCTGCACCGCATCGTGCTCAACGCCTCACTCGACCGTCTGCGCCGCAACAAGTATCACCTCACCACACCGCTCATGGACGAGGACGACTCGCTCATCGACCCGTCGGATCACACCGGCGACGTCGATCTGTCGCTGTCCATCGGACGTGCCCTGGACGTCCTTCCTCCCGACCAGCGAGCCGTCATCGTCCTCATGCACATCTTCGACTTCGGCATCGCCGAGACCGCCGCCGCTCTCGACATCCCGGAGGGAACCGTGAAGTCGCGATCCAACCGCGCGAGACACAAGCTCGCACTCGTTCTCGGACATCTTCAGAGCGGGGGATGA
- a CDS encoding TetR/AcrR family transcriptional regulator translates to MTKTAGGRTYGGLTAQDRASQRRESLVEAGFELFGALGYPNVSVKRICDFAGLTQRYFYESFDDRAALLGAVYTYCVDNARDATLTAAARVLDDADIGDGPIPGDLVPELASVTLRGFIDYLSADARRARIIMIEVVGVSPELEKLRLQAIHAWADLILSLATRDTEPTSDQRLASIGLVGALTQMLVDWQTAVAEPTEDGYDTDLFEIDAIHRVVTDMFIATYERSLAPE, encoded by the coding sequence ATGACGAAGACTGCCGGGGGACGCACATACGGGGGATTGACAGCGCAGGACCGGGCCAGCCAGCGGCGCGAATCACTGGTCGAGGCCGGATTCGAACTCTTCGGAGCCCTCGGCTATCCGAATGTCTCGGTGAAGCGGATCTGCGACTTCGCAGGACTCACTCAACGGTACTTCTACGAATCGTTCGACGACCGTGCCGCACTGCTCGGCGCCGTGTACACCTACTGCGTCGACAATGCGCGGGACGCGACCCTGACGGCCGCCGCCCGTGTGCTCGACGACGCGGACATCGGCGACGGACCGATTCCGGGAGATCTCGTCCCGGAGCTCGCCTCGGTCACCCTGCGCGGCTTCATCGACTACCTCTCCGCCGACGCCCGTCGCGCCCGCATCATCATGATCGAGGTCGTCGGGGTGAGCCCGGAGCTGGAGAAGCTGCGCCTGCAGGCGATCCATGCGTGGGCGGACCTCATTCTGTCGCTCGCCACGCGTGACACGGAACCGACCTCCGATCAGCGATTGGCATCCATCGGGCTCGTCGGTGCACTGACGCAGATGCTCGTCGACTGGCAGACCGCCGTGGCCGAGCCCACAGAGGACGGCTACGACACCGATCTGTTCGAGATCGATGCGATCCACCGCGTCGTGACCGACATGTTCATCGCGACCTACGAGCGGTCACTCGCGCCCGAGTAG
- a CDS encoding sterol desaturase family protein: MLEAVPEQLREPTVFAIPFFVLMLALELFAAARLENEHDDGRPVPGAYEKRDARASILMGLVSIATSAVGKFLALFVYAALFAYVAPWQLPIGAWYTWVIGFVAVDFLFYWEHRIAHRVRLVWATHQAHHSSEYFNFATALRQKWNPSMSLIMWLPLPALGVPPAVVFASYSFNLIYQFWVHTEHIGTMWRPVEFVMNTPSHHRVHHGSDAEYLDRNYAGTLIVWDRMFGSFQPEVHRPTYGLTKPVETYNIWRLQTHEYAAVIRDVRSASSLRARLGYVFGSPGWAPKDQPESDERVPLG, from the coding sequence ATGTTGGAGGCCGTTCCGGAACAGTTGCGCGAGCCCACGGTGTTCGCGATCCCGTTCTTCGTGCTGATGCTCGCACTCGAGCTGTTCGCCGCGGCGAGGCTCGAGAACGAGCACGACGACGGGCGGCCGGTTCCCGGCGCGTACGAGAAGCGTGACGCTCGGGCGTCGATCCTGATGGGTCTCGTGTCCATAGCGACATCGGCCGTCGGCAAGTTCCTCGCGCTGTTCGTGTACGCGGCGCTGTTCGCCTACGTCGCGCCGTGGCAGCTGCCGATCGGCGCCTGGTACACGTGGGTGATCGGTTTCGTCGCCGTCGACTTCCTGTTCTACTGGGAGCATCGGATCGCCCATCGCGTGCGTCTGGTCTGGGCGACGCACCAGGCTCATCACTCGAGCGAGTACTTCAACTTCGCGACGGCGTTGCGGCAGAAGTGGAATCCGAGCATGAGCCTGATCATGTGGCTTCCGCTTCCCGCGCTCGGCGTTCCGCCGGCCGTGGTCTTCGCGTCGTACTCGTTCAACCTGATCTATCAGTTCTGGGTGCACACCGAGCACATCGGAACCATGTGGCGGCCTGTCGAATTCGTGATGAACACCCCGTCGCACCACCGCGTGCACCATGGCAGCGACGCGGAGTACCTGGACCGCAACTACGCGGGTACGCTGATCGTCTGGGATCGGATGTTCGGCAGCTTCCAGCCGGAGGTCCACCGGCCGACGTACGGTCTGACGAAGCCTGTCGAGACCTACAACATCTGGAGACTTCAGACCCACGAGTACGCGGCGGTGATCCGCGACGTGCGGTCGGCGTCGTCGTTGCGGGCCAGGCTCGGCTACGTCTTCGGTTCGCCCGGGTGGGCGCCGAAGGACCAGCCGGAATCGGACGAGCGAGTTCCGCTCGGCTGA
- a CDS encoding glyoxalase — MTTITALIIEADDPDDAEKFYAATAFDIDIPVRVERSAEPTDGFRGFTFSIVAPRPAAVDALIDRARSAGATVLKPGKKSLWGYGGAVQAPDGSVWTFASGKKDSGTSAGEIDRFVVQLGPSDVKASKAFYTARGFDVAKSYGSKYVEFDAGPVTLALTKQANLSKVTGMSAGTGSHRVRFACDTAAFTDPDGFVWI, encoded by the coding sequence ATGACCACGATCACCGCATTGATCATCGAGGCCGACGACCCCGATGATGCCGAGAAATTTTACGCTGCAACAGCATTCGATATCGACATACCTGTTCGAGTGGAGCGGTCCGCCGAGCCGACCGACGGCTTCCGCGGATTCACGTTCTCGATCGTCGCTCCGCGACCCGCAGCCGTCGACGCCCTCATCGACCGAGCTCGAAGTGCCGGCGCCACCGTCCTCAAACCCGGCAAGAAGTCGCTCTGGGGCTACGGGGGAGCGGTGCAGGCACCCGACGGAAGCGTCTGGACGTTCGCCTCGGGCAAGAAGGACTCCGGTACGTCCGCCGGCGAGATCGACCGCTTCGTCGTCCAACTCGGGCCGTCGGACGTCAAGGCGAGCAAGGCCTTCTACACCGCCCGAGGGTTCGACGTCGCCAAGAGCTACGGCTCGAAGTACGTCGAGTTCGACGCGGGTCCGGTCACATTGGCTCTGACCAAGCAGGCCAACCTGTCCAAGGTCACCGGCATGTCGGCGGGCACAGGTTCGCACCGAGTCCGGTTCGCCTGTGACACCGCCGCGTTCACCGATCCGGACGGATTCGTCTGGATCTGA
- a CDS encoding DNA-3-methyladenine glycosylase I, with amino-acid sequence MTADDGAVLCDDGLRRTPWGAAPGMMRDYYDAEWGLPVSGESAHFERLSLEGFQAGLSWATILRKRDAFRELFVDFDADRVAEFGAGDVERLMGDARIIRNRAKIEATIGNARATIALRDEGGLEAFLWSFKPAATPRPATMADVPTTSPESVALSKALRKKGFRFVGPTTMFALMEALGIVDTHVLGSHCRGASGVWES; translated from the coding sequence ATGACGGCCGACGACGGTGCCGTCCTCTGCGACGACGGGCTGCGCCGAACCCCGTGGGGTGCGGCACCCGGGATGATGCGCGACTACTACGACGCCGAGTGGGGCCTGCCGGTGTCGGGGGAGTCCGCGCACTTCGAGCGCCTCAGCCTGGAGGGTTTCCAGGCCGGTTTGAGCTGGGCGACGATCCTGCGCAAGCGCGATGCCTTCCGCGAGCTGTTCGTCGACTTCGACGCCGACCGCGTCGCCGAGTTCGGAGCCGGCGACGTCGAACGGCTGATGGGCGACGCTCGAATCATCCGCAACCGCGCCAAGATCGAGGCCACGATCGGCAATGCGCGGGCGACGATCGCTCTACGCGACGAGGGCGGCCTCGAGGCGTTCCTGTGGTCGTTTAAACCCGCGGCCACGCCGCGACCGGCGACCATGGCCGACGTCCCGACCACCTCGCCGGAATCCGTCGCGCTCTCGAAGGCACTGCGCAAGAAGGGCTTCCGTTTCGTCGGCCCGACGACGATGTTCGCGCTCATGGAGGCTCTCGGCATCGTCGACACCCATGTGCTCGGATCGCATTGCCGAGGAGCGTCCGGAGTGTGGGAGAGCTGA
- the murJ gene encoding murein biosynthesis integral membrane protein MurJ, whose protein sequence is MTTDQKPEHPKVETPSDESVMRTGGSIAIGTLTSRITGFIRTVLVLAMLGTATSSAFQAAYVLPGMISEVLLGAVLTAIVIPVLVRAESEDDDGGADFINRIFTLTIVVLGLATVIAIIAAPLLTRLNVGDGAVVNRDVTTALAYLLLPEVMFYGLTALFIAILNMKGLFKPGAWAPVLNNIVQIVTLVLFFVLPGDITLNPVRMSDPKLLVLGIGTTFGVIAQVMILLPFLRKVGVRLRWKWGIDARLRTFGNMAVAIIAYVLVLQVGLMITYRIAAGASAGGISAYATHWQLLQLPYGVLGVTILTAIMPRMSRNAAADDTEAVVDDMSLATRLTIVALVPVVAFMTFFGPAIGVAIFNFGNYNADAASQVGSVLAWGAFTLIPYAMTLVQLRVFYAREDAWTPTVMVVGITAVKVGASYLGPVLFDDPEMVVRWLSLSNGLGYLVGAIVGHLLLKKRLGGRAMRNVTRPTLMTLGISIAIAGAVWGISELTGFARMSTHAGKIGSLVYLIIAGVVSLGVIYLLLVAAKIPEMVSISNAVMRIVGRFVPRLAPPVIEGDDQDSRTMTVQFPRVSSEESFPYAGQVDVRRRFDRGTATWQEYSAFSGGAAGETAVIPVVRTGPPRGPQRRPGPPQPPQGSRGVPPMTASGSDDEATRPSTEPTRAMTQAPRGPRLIPGAAVAGGRYRLLEPQGGARGLAFWRAKDTGLDREVGLTFVDPDQKAPPVTPGRRDPGREGPQAVLYRTRRLGQLHTAGVARVLDVVRSASGGIIVTEWIPGSRLADVAATSPSATGAARAVRALAAGAEAAHRAGAVLSIDHPDRIRVSTTGDAVLAFPAIMPDDDRRSDVRGLGAVLYALLLGRWTLDEPTGKNLITTAITTDPVGGMAVAEPDPAEPTQPRVPRDVDARIPFEISAVAARALEGDRGIRTAATVQHVLDQATVVDLKTDLLPRVADAPAPVSVAPISRSRKERLMGEGEAGKKNTALLAGGGLFILFVIIAVIVAATNLFGSSDEETDIDSILPGESTSAQQTPDGEDAAPITARSVSVLDVSDQPADSTANIGHVLTGEAPGWKTDVYRGSPDFAGLKSGLGLVFRLKEPGEVHSVSIETPTPGFNVELRTSDQAQPSSLDATTEVGSGSVDEKTSTLTVDSPKKAPHFIVWLTSLPEGSGGFQAIVNRVTLR, encoded by the coding sequence ATGACCACCGACCAGAAGCCCGAGCACCCGAAGGTCGAGACGCCGTCCGACGAGAGCGTGATGCGGACCGGCGGCTCCATCGCCATCGGCACTCTGACCAGTCGTATCACCGGGTTCATCCGCACCGTCCTGGTGCTGGCGATGCTCGGTACCGCGACCTCGTCGGCCTTCCAGGCCGCATACGTGCTGCCGGGCATGATCTCCGAGGTGCTCCTCGGCGCAGTGCTCACCGCGATCGTCATCCCGGTGCTGGTCCGCGCCGAATCGGAGGACGACGACGGCGGCGCCGACTTCATCAACCGCATCTTCACGCTCACCATCGTCGTGCTGGGGCTCGCGACGGTGATCGCCATCATCGCCGCACCGCTGCTCACCAGACTCAACGTGGGCGACGGCGCCGTGGTGAACCGCGACGTCACGACCGCCCTGGCGTACCTCCTGCTTCCCGAGGTCATGTTCTACGGGCTGACCGCCCTGTTCATCGCGATCCTCAACATGAAGGGCCTGTTCAAGCCGGGCGCGTGGGCGCCCGTGTTGAACAACATCGTGCAGATCGTGACCCTGGTCCTGTTCTTCGTGCTTCCGGGCGACATCACCCTGAACCCGGTCCGCATGTCCGATCCGAAACTGCTGGTCCTGGGCATCGGCACCACGTTCGGCGTCATCGCACAGGTGATGATCCTGCTGCCGTTCCTGCGCAAGGTCGGAGTCCGACTCCGCTGGAAGTGGGGCATCGACGCGCGGCTGCGGACCTTCGGCAACATGGCCGTCGCGATCATCGCCTATGTGCTCGTCCTACAGGTCGGTCTGATGATCACCTACCGGATCGCGGCCGGCGCGAGCGCAGGCGGAATCTCCGCGTACGCCACCCACTGGCAGCTGCTGCAGCTGCCCTACGGTGTGCTCGGTGTGACGATCCTGACCGCGATCATGCCGCGCATGTCGCGCAACGCCGCCGCCGACGACACCGAGGCCGTCGTCGACGACATGTCGCTGGCCACCCGTCTGACGATCGTCGCGCTAGTGCCGGTCGTCGCGTTCATGACATTCTTCGGACCGGCGATCGGCGTCGCGATCTTCAACTTCGGCAACTACAACGCCGACGCCGCATCCCAGGTCGGATCGGTGCTCGCATGGGGCGCGTTCACCCTCATCCCCTACGCGATGACACTGGTCCAGCTGCGCGTGTTCTACGCCCGCGAGGACGCGTGGACGCCGACCGTGATGGTCGTCGGAATCACCGCGGTGAAGGTCGGGGCGTCCTATCTCGGTCCAGTCCTGTTCGACGACCCGGAGATGGTCGTCCGGTGGCTGTCGCTCTCGAACGGTCTCGGCTATCTGGTGGGCGCGATAGTCGGACACCTCCTGCTGAAGAAGCGGCTCGGGGGCCGCGCGATGAGGAACGTGACCCGGCCCACCCTCATGACGCTCGGCATCTCGATCGCCATCGCCGGGGCGGTGTGGGGCATCTCCGAGCTGACCGGTTTCGCCCGCATGTCGACGCACGCCGGGAAGATCGGTTCGCTGGTCTATCTGATCATCGCCGGAGTGGTCTCACTCGGTGTGATCTACCTGCTGCTCGTGGCCGCGAAGATCCCCGAGATGGTCTCGATCAGCAACGCGGTGATGCGCATCGTCGGCCGTTTCGTGCCGAGGCTCGCGCCGCCGGTCATCGAAGGCGACGACCAGGATTCGCGCACCATGACGGTGCAGTTCCCGCGGGTCTCGTCGGAGGAGTCGTTCCCGTACGCTGGGCAGGTAGACGTCCGACGCCGCTTCGACCGGGGCACGGCCACCTGGCAGGAGTACTCCGCGTTCTCCGGGGGCGCCGCAGGCGAGACGGCGGTGATACCGGTGGTGCGAACCGGTCCCCCGCGTGGTCCCCAACGCCGTCCCGGACCGCCACAGCCGCCGCAAGGTTCCAGAGGAGTGCCGCCCATGACCGCATCCGGTTCCGACGACGAGGCCACGCGCCCGTCCACGGAACCGACGCGTGCGATGACTCAGGCTCCGCGCGGTCCCCGTCTGATCCCCGGCGCCGCGGTCGCCGGCGGTCGGTACCGGCTGCTCGAACCGCAGGGCGGCGCGCGCGGCCTCGCGTTCTGGCGCGCGAAGGACACGGGACTCGACCGCGAAGTGGGACTGACCTTCGTCGATCCCGATCAGAAGGCGCCCCCGGTGACGCCCGGCAGGAGAGATCCCGGCCGGGAGGGTCCGCAGGCCGTGCTGTATCGCACCCGCAGACTCGGCCAGCTCCACACCGCCGGTGTCGCCCGCGTCCTCGACGTGGTGCGCAGTGCATCCGGCGGCATCATCGTCACCGAGTGGATCCCCGGCTCCAGGCTCGCCGACGTGGCGGCCACCTCGCCGTCGGCGACCGGCGCCGCCCGCGCCGTCCGCGCACTCGCCGCCGGTGCCGAAGCCGCGCATCGAGCCGGCGCCGTCCTGTCGATCGACCACCCCGATCGCATCCGAGTCAGCACGACCGGCGACGCCGTCCTGGCGTTCCCGGCGATCATGCCCGACGACGACCGCCGCAGCGACGTGCGCGGTCTCGGGGCCGTCCTGTACGCGCTCCTGCTCGGCCGCTGGACCCTGGACGAGCCGACGGGCAAGAATCTGATCACCACGGCGATCACGACCGATCCGGTGGGCGGCATGGCCGTCGCCGAACCCGATCCGGCCGAGCCGACTCAGCCACGTGTGCCTCGCGACGTGGACGCGCGGATCCCGTTCGAGATCTCGGCGGTGGCCGCACGCGCGCTGGAAGGCGACCGCGGCATCCGGACCGCCGCCACCGTCCAGCATGTGCTCGATCAGGCGACGGTCGTCGATTTGAAGACCGATCTGCTGCCGCGCGTCGCCGACGCACCCGCTCCGGTGTCGGTCGCCCCGATCAGCCGATCGCGCAAGGAACGGTTGATGGGCGAGGGCGAGGCCGGGAAGAAGAACACCGCGCTGCTCGCGGGCGGTGGTCTGTTCATCCTGTTCGTCATCATCGCCGTCATCGTCGCCGCGACGAATCTGTTCGGTTCGTCGGACGAGGAGACCGATATCGATTCGATCCTGCCGGGCGAATCGACGAGTGCGCAGCAGACGCCGGACGGCGAGGACGCCGCGCCGATCACCGCGCGGTCGGTGAGCGTGCTCGACGTCTCCGATCAACCGGCCGACTCGACGGCCAACATCGGCCACGTTCTGACGGGTGAGGCCCCCGGTTGGAAGACCGATGTCTACCGCGGCTCCCCGGACTTCGCCGGACTCAAGAGCGGTCTGGGACTGGTGTTCCGGCTCAAGGAGCCCGGCGAGGTGCACTCGGTGAGCATCGAGACGCCTACTCCGGGATTCAACGTCGAACTGCGGACCTCCGATCAGGCTCAGCCGTCGAGTCTGGATGCGACCACCGAGGTCGGCAGCGGTTCGGTCGACGAGAAGACGAGTACCTTGACGGTCGACTCGCCGAAGAAGGCGCCGCACTTCATCGTGTGGCTCACCTCGTTGCCGGAGGGAAGCGGCGGATTCCAGGCCATCGTCAACCGGGTCACACTCCGCTGA
- a CDS encoding DUF6049 family protein translates to MAAVVLLLGLVLAFAGVGPAVAAPGDAPDTHYASVGLTEVTPSTVTSSSGRTVTVRGRVTNTFDRPIHDVIVRLQRAGAVTSTDLRTVLGADPSVYETATDFEKVVSDLAPKQTADFSIEVPLSAGGLQIGQAGVYPLLINVNGTPDYGGQARIADSRTMLPVLSLPADRARATRWVEPGSGGSEQPLLGRDGSVAANDTRPAAFTFVWPLAAPPQQAAGTLGGETADIRLISDDLTDSLEDDGRLGQSLEALETVAGIDDSGADGPDEKVRNAICIAVDPDLLTTVSSMATGYTITDDPADPDAATVDGDGESTARRWLQRLTRVASSMCVTALPGAQAGLDSLERIGNDTLSNMALSGAYDTVDAILGVHSVRGITLPAVGAVSADARKLLVGRDGSDTAAVITTSVESDGGPRTGSALLGRYTSGGLPVQTYDPGVSAALGGLGGRPVTPSFLPEWQRTGLTGESEVSRRQTAAASLAFPMLDVPSPTGDDDSAPTNVTGRSAFTMAPTYWSPTAADARALLDTAGLMVASGVADPVPLTDVVSGLHRADRSADLVVPGDVDRLTAEGYPLSSKDLVEVRRQLELIDRLQDSFATGHELPFTPAEYLNPLRADILRAVSTPSTTNRAVALVERPQRLTALGLTLTHMQQSVSLLDPSGRYTLASERSPLLLVVRNELSLPIMVRLDITAPEELSVGDGGVLEIPAQGTRQLQLPTHASNSQPATVRIALVTSNDVPLSSPVDLSVYANAYGKPLFWITIGAAVILVLLTARRLWHRFRGEPDPADEDRPEPDEHERHLASTGYQQRLAAERVTDTDEREQPDPGERE, encoded by the coding sequence GTGGCGGCCGTCGTACTCCTCCTCGGTCTCGTGCTGGCCTTCGCCGGTGTCGGCCCGGCGGTCGCGGCGCCCGGCGACGCCCCGGACACCCACTACGCGTCCGTCGGTCTCACCGAAGTGACGCCGTCGACGGTGACGAGTTCGTCGGGTAGGACCGTGACGGTGCGGGGGCGCGTCACCAACACGTTCGATCGGCCGATCCACGATGTCATCGTTCGCCTGCAACGCGCCGGCGCGGTCACCTCGACCGATCTGCGGACGGTGCTCGGCGCCGACCCCTCCGTGTACGAGACGGCGACCGACTTCGAGAAGGTCGTATCCGATCTCGCACCCAAGCAGACCGCCGACTTCAGCATCGAGGTGCCGCTGTCGGCGGGCGGGCTGCAGATCGGACAAGCCGGTGTGTATCCGCTGCTGATCAACGTCAACGGCACCCCCGACTACGGCGGTCAGGCGCGTATCGCCGATTCGCGGACGATGCTTCCGGTCCTGTCCCTGCCCGCCGACCGGGCCCGCGCCACGCGGTGGGTCGAACCCGGCTCCGGAGGATCCGAGCAGCCGTTGCTCGGACGCGACGGCTCCGTCGCCGCGAACGACACGCGGCCCGCGGCGTTCACCTTCGTCTGGCCGCTGGCCGCTCCGCCGCAGCAGGCCGCGGGAACCCTCGGCGGCGAGACCGCCGACATCCGGCTGATCAGCGACGACCTGACCGATTCGTTGGAGGACGACGGTCGGCTCGGTCAGTCGCTGGAGGCATTGGAGACCGTAGCCGGGATCGACGACTCCGGCGCCGACGGACCCGACGAGAAGGTGCGGAACGCGATCTGCATCGCCGTCGACCCCGATCTGCTGACCACCGTCTCGTCGATGGCCACCGGGTACACGATCACCGACGATCCGGCCGACCCGGATGCGGCCACCGTCGACGGCGACGGCGAGTCGACCGCACGCCGATGGCTGCAACGTCTCACGCGGGTCGCATCGTCGATGTGCGTCACCGCGCTCCCCGGGGCGCAGGCCGGCCTGGACTCACTCGAACGCATCGGCAACGACACCCTGTCGAATATGGCGTTGAGCGGCGCGTACGACACCGTCGACGCGATTCTGGGCGTGCACAGCGTCCGTGGAATCACGCTGCCCGCCGTCGGAGCCGTCTCCGCCGACGCCCGCAAGCTCCTGGTGGGCCGGGACGGCTCGGACACCGCGGCCGTCATCACGACATCGGTCGAGTCCGACGGCGGGCCGCGCACCGGTTCGGCGCTCCTCGGCCGGTACACCTCCGGCGGGCTGCCCGTCCAGACGTACGATCCCGGCGTCAGCGCCGCTCTCGGCGGTCTCGGAGGACGGCCGGTGACACCGTCGTTCCTACCCGAGTGGCAGCGCACCGGCCTCACGGGAGAGTCCGAGGTGAGCCGTCGGCAGACCGCCGCGGCCTCCCTGGCGTTCCCGATGCTCGACGTGCCGTCGCCCACCGGCGACGACGACTCCGCGCCGACGAATGTGACCGGGCGCAGCGCGTTCACGATGGCCCCGACCTACTGGTCGCCGACCGCCGCCGATGCGCGCGCCCTCCTGGACACCGCGGGACTGATGGTGGCCTCCGGCGTCGCCGACCCCGTACCGCTCACCGATGTGGTGTCGGGGCTGCACCGAGCCGACCGATCCGCCGATCTCGTCGTTCCCGGCGACGTCGACCGGTTGACCGCCGAGGGCTACCCGTTGTCGTCCAAGGATCTGGTCGAGGTGCGCCGACAGCTGGAGCTGATCGATCGCCTCCAGGACTCGTTCGCGACGGGCCACGAGCTTCCGTTCACCCCTGCCGAGTACCTGAATCCGCTGCGCGCGGACATCCTGCGCGCGGTGTCGACGCCGTCGACGACCAATCGGGCGGTGGCGCTGGTGGAACGGCCGCAGCGGTTGACCGCGCTCGGTCTCACCCTGACGCACATGCAGCAGTCGGTGTCGCTGCTCGACCCGAGCGGTCGCTACACGCTGGCGTCCGAACGCAGCCCGCTGCTGCTGGTGGTCCGCAACGAACTGTCGCTGCCGATCATGGTGCGACTGGACATCACCGCACCCGAGGAGTTGAGCGTCGGCGACGGGGGAGTGTTGGAGATCCCGGCGCAGGGCACCCGCCAGCTCCAGTTGCCGACGCACGCGTCGAACTCGCAGCCGGCGACGGTGCGGATCGCCCTGGTCACCTCGAACGACGTACCGCTGAGCAGCCCGGTGGATCTGTCGGTGTACGCGAACGCTTACGGCAAACCGCTGTTCTGGATCACGATCGGCGCGGCTGTCATCCTGGTACTGCTGACCGCACGACGCCTGTGGCACAGATTCCGCGGCGAACCCGACCCCGCCGACGAGGACCGGCCCGAACCCGATGAACACGAACGTCACCTCGCCTCCACCGGCTACCAGCAACGACTGGCCGCCGAGCGCGTGACCGACACAGACGAACGCGAGCAGCCCGACCCCGGAGAGCGTGAATGA